A genomic window from Paenibacillus sp. FSL K6-0276 includes:
- the proS gene encoding proline--tRNA ligase — MAKDKQFVTEITPQSEDFSRWYIDVIKKGDLMDYSPVRGCIVFKPEGYEIWEHIQEEMNRRLKETGHRNAYFPVFIPESFFQKEKDHIEGFNPELPWVTEAGGDVLEERLAVRPTSETMFGHMYSKWIQSYRDLPVLINQWANVVRWEKRTLPFIRTTEFLWQEGHTAHENEAEAREETMKMLDNYRDFAETFLAIPVITGQKTPSERFAGAVDTYSIEAMMKDGRAVQAATSHYLGTKFATAFEIQYLSRDNNLEYVHTTSWGSTTRLIGSLIMVHGDDRGLVLPPKVAPTQVIMIPIGPPKTREAVIGRTDELFKELKNAGVRVRVDDRSDVTPGWKFNEYEMRGVPVRLELGPRDMENGVCVIVSRVTGEKKVIQQENLAQEVQAMLEQVHNEMFERALKFREDHFYSVDSLEEMKASMEEKRGFALAGWCGSEECESKVKEETGAGSRNIPFDPAEKKQVCICCGKPAEHTVVFAKAY, encoded by the coding sequence ATGGCAAAAGATAAGCAATTCGTTACGGAAATCACGCCGCAGAGCGAGGATTTCTCACGCTGGTATATTGATGTTATTAAAAAAGGAGACTTGATGGATTACTCTCCTGTTCGTGGCTGTATCGTATTTAAGCCAGAAGGCTATGAAATATGGGAGCATATTCAGGAGGAAATGAACCGTCGCCTCAAGGAAACTGGTCACCGTAATGCTTATTTTCCAGTGTTCATACCAGAGAGTTTCTTTCAAAAGGAAAAGGATCATATTGAAGGCTTTAATCCCGAACTGCCGTGGGTAACTGAGGCAGGTGGTGACGTGCTTGAGGAACGTCTGGCAGTCCGTCCTACTTCTGAGACCATGTTCGGACATATGTATTCCAAATGGATTCAGTCTTATCGTGATCTTCCTGTTCTTATCAATCAATGGGCGAACGTGGTTCGCTGGGAGAAGCGTACTTTACCATTTATCCGCACTACTGAGTTTCTTTGGCAAGAAGGGCATACTGCGCATGAGAATGAAGCAGAAGCTCGTGAAGAAACTATGAAGATGCTGGATAACTACCGTGATTTTGCCGAGACTTTCCTTGCCATTCCGGTAATCACTGGACAGAAGACACCTTCCGAGCGTTTTGCCGGTGCAGTAGATACGTATTCTATTGAAGCGATGATGAAAGATGGACGTGCTGTTCAGGCTGCTACCTCACATTACTTGGGTACCAAGTTTGCAACAGCTTTTGAGATCCAGTATTTGAGCCGCGATAATAATTTGGAATATGTGCATACCACCTCATGGGGATCCACTACACGCTTGATTGGTTCGCTGATTATGGTGCATGGTGATGACCGTGGTCTTGTTTTGCCACCTAAAGTAGCGCCAACTCAAGTGATTATGATTCCTATCGGTCCGCCTAAAACTCGCGAAGCCGTGATTGGACGGACAGACGAGCTGTTCAAGGAGCTGAAGAACGCCGGCGTTCGTGTACGTGTGGATGACCGTTCGGATGTAACTCCAGGTTGGAAGTTCAATGAATATGAAATGCGCGGTGTACCCGTGCGCTTGGAGCTTGGACCACGCGACATGGAGAATGGTGTCTGCGTTATCGTATCACGTGTCACAGGCGAGAAGAAGGTTATTCAGCAGGAGAACCTCGCCCAAGAGGTACAAGCAATGCTCGAGCAGGTTCATAATGAAATGTTCGAACGTGCCCTGAAATTCCGCGAGGACCATTTCTATTCTGTGGATTCCTTGGAAGAAATGAAAGCTTCGATGGAAGAAAAACGCGGCTTTGCACTAGCTGGCTGGTGTGGTTCCGAAGAATGCGAGTCCAAAGTTAAGGAAGAGACAGGTGCGGGTAGCCGCAACATTCCTTTCGATCCGGCGGAGAAGAAGCAAGTCTGCATTTGCTGTGGTAAACCAGCTGAACATACTGTGGTTTTTGCAAAGGCATATTAA
- the rseP gene encoding RIP metalloprotease RseP, translating to MEMVQVVLLTVLMFFVLVTVHEWGHYYFAKRAGILVREFAIGFGPKLFSYKRNETQFTLRLLPFGGYARMAGEDPEIIEIGSGQTIAVRLGQDNKVKNIYLDALDTRKNVIRGEALHTDLENDLQIRLDVDGEVTTYDVHPQAMMIRGTQQTQIAPKDRQFGSKTVGQRALAIVAGPVMNFLLAFVLFAIHIQMAGVPVENPTYVKIGDVSEGMPAQEAGLQKGDIIVSINGEKIGSDYQKMINLTSESKGKEMKWTLQRGDETLNVNLVPRSMEGQEGGKIGITPELPTRKAGIGETLTGSGKAMVDTTEAIFLGFKQLINKFNMDDIGGPVRTFEVTGKIAQQGIQYLTYWAAILSLYLGIFNLLPIPALDGSRLAFLGVEALRGKPVDPSREGMVHFVGFALLFLLMIAVTYNDILRLISG from the coding sequence TTGGAAATGGTTCAAGTCGTTTTATTAACGGTGCTCATGTTTTTTGTCCTGGTGACTGTACATGAATGGGGTCACTATTATTTTGCCAAACGCGCCGGTATTCTCGTGAGGGAATTTGCTATCGGTTTCGGTCCGAAACTGTTTTCTTATAAACGGAATGAGACACAGTTCACTCTGCGTTTACTACCTTTTGGCGGTTATGCTCGGATGGCTGGTGAAGATCCAGAAATTATTGAAATTGGCTCAGGGCAGACCATTGCGGTAAGACTCGGTCAGGATAACAAAGTAAAAAATATTTATCTGGACGCACTGGATACACGTAAAAATGTCATCCGTGGTGAGGCTCTACACACCGATCTCGAAAATGATCTGCAGATCCGCTTAGATGTGGATGGCGAAGTTACTACTTATGATGTTCATCCGCAAGCAATGATGATCAGAGGGACTCAGCAGACTCAAATTGCACCCAAAGATCGCCAATTCGGCAGCAAGACCGTAGGTCAACGTGCACTGGCTATTGTTGCGGGTCCTGTGATGAACTTCCTGTTAGCCTTTGTACTGTTTGCGATCCATATACAAATGGCTGGTGTTCCGGTCGAGAATCCTACTTATGTTAAGATTGGCGACGTCTCTGAAGGAATGCCTGCGCAAGAGGCGGGGTTGCAGAAGGGTGACATCATAGTCTCCATAAACGGTGAGAAGATTGGTTCTGATTACCAAAAAATGATTAATTTGACCTCGGAGTCTAAAGGGAAAGAAATGAAATGGACGCTGCAACGTGGTGATGAGACCCTAAACGTAAATCTCGTTCCTCGTAGCATGGAGGGACAAGAAGGCGGTAAAATAGGTATCACACCTGAGTTACCTACACGCAAAGCAGGTATTGGCGAGACGTTGACAGGTTCAGGTAAAGCTATGGTCGATACGACAGAGGCTATCTTTCTGGGCTTTAAGCAATTGATCAATAAATTCAATATGGATGATATTGGAGGTCCGGTTCGTACCTTTGAGGTAACCGGCAAAATTGCTCAACAAGGGATACAGTATCTTACCTACTGGGCTGCCATTCTAAGTCTGTATCTTGGGATCTTCAATCTTCTGCCGATTCCAGCACTTGATGGAAGCCGTCTGGCGTTCCTAGGTGTTGAAGCACTGCGTGGTAAACCTGTAGATCCGAGTCGTGAAGGTATGGTTCACTTTGTTGGATTTGCACTGCTATTTTTATTAATGATTGCTGTTACGTATAATGATATTTTACGTTTGATAAGCGGCTAA
- a CDS encoding 1-deoxy-D-xylulose-5-phosphate reductoisomerase — protein MKKISVLGSTGSIGTQTLDVIAMHPDSFQVDGLAAGTNTALLLEQVRRFNPRRVSVATKELADEIRSSLPAGIELYSGNEGLVEVAAGGDAEMVVTAVMGSVGLQSTLAAIEAGKHIGLANKETLVTAGHLVTELANRKGVKLLPIDSEHSAIFQCLNGENIVDIACITLTASGGSFRDFTRDQLKNVTVEDALRHPNWSMGAKITIDSATMVNKGLEVIEAHWLFGLPYEQVNVLLHPESIIHSYVEFRDSSIIAQLGNPDMRVPIQYALTYPERWESPAQRLSLAEVGRLTFREMDYERFPALKLAMECGKAGGTATTAFNAANEIAVARFLSHEIPFLRIEEIIGEVLQRHENEDNPNLEQIEYCDRRVRELAATL, from the coding sequence ATGAAAAAAATAAGTGTCCTTGGTTCCACGGGTTCGATAGGCACTCAGACTCTAGATGTCATCGCTATGCACCCAGACTCTTTTCAAGTAGATGGCTTGGCGGCTGGAACGAATACAGCATTATTGCTGGAACAAGTTCGCCGGTTTAACCCGCGTCGTGTTTCTGTTGCGACAAAGGAATTGGCAGATGAGATTAGATCCAGTCTGCCTGCTGGCATAGAGCTATACAGCGGGAATGAAGGTCTTGTAGAGGTGGCAGCTGGTGGAGATGCCGAAATGGTCGTAACGGCTGTTATGGGCAGTGTAGGCCTCCAATCAACGTTAGCTGCAATCGAAGCAGGCAAACATATTGGGCTAGCCAATAAAGAAACTTTGGTAACGGCAGGACATCTCGTCACTGAACTCGCTAATCGTAAGGGTGTTAAGTTGTTACCTATTGATAGCGAGCATTCTGCTATTTTTCAATGCTTAAATGGTGAGAATATTGTTGATATTGCTTGTATCACTTTAACAGCTTCTGGTGGATCGTTTCGAGATTTCACTCGTGATCAACTCAAGAATGTAACGGTAGAAGATGCACTTCGTCATCCGAATTGGAGCATGGGCGCGAAAATAACGATTGATTCTGCTACAATGGTGAACAAAGGGCTTGAGGTTATTGAAGCGCATTGGCTATTCGGCCTTCCTTATGAACAAGTGAATGTGCTATTGCATCCAGAGAGTATCATTCACTCTTATGTTGAGTTCCGCGACAGCAGCATTATTGCTCAGCTTGGAAATCCCGATATGCGTGTCCCAATTCAATATGCACTCACGTATCCCGAACGCTGGGAATCACCGGCACAGCGTTTATCGTTAGCTGAGGTTGGGCGTCTGACTTTCCGAGAAATGGACTATGAACGATTTCCTGCGCTGAAGCTAGCCATGGAATGTGGGAAAGCTGGAGGGACAGCTACTACTGCTTTTAATGCTGCAAATGAAATCGCTGTTGCTCGTTTCTTGAGTCATGAGATTCCATTTCTGCGCATTGAAGAGATCATTGGGGAAGTCCTACAACGTCATGAGAATGAGGATAATCCGAATTTGGAACAAATTGAGTACTGTGATAGACGTGTTCGAGAACTGGCTGCAACGCTGTAG
- a CDS encoding phosphatidate cytidylyltransferase — MKQRLITGIVAGALFLGLCVLGNWPYQLLLTAMAFIGFYEFVKMIGIPALSGSTVLGYAAILSFMIPWNLLGISAPFSWEQGIWILLLLFLLVTVFTKNKLDIRVTALLFTGIVYIGMGFSYMAMARASDDGHGLFWTFLLLFCIWGSDAGAYFVGRSMGKNKLWPAISPNKTVEGAVGGVLISMLISIVFAIFAPEHLTIGRALLIGLSCAVLGQLGDLVQSAYKRAYGIKDSGTLLPGHGGILDRCDSWIIVFPFVHIVTLMPYY; from the coding sequence TTGAAGCAGCGATTGATTACCGGAATTGTTGCCGGAGCACTATTTTTAGGCTTATGTGTGTTAGGGAACTGGCCATATCAGTTGTTACTTACTGCCATGGCTTTTATCGGGTTTTATGAATTTGTGAAAATGATAGGGATACCTGCGCTTTCCGGTTCTACCGTTCTTGGTTATGCAGCCATTCTAAGTTTCATGATCCCTTGGAATTTGCTTGGGATCTCTGCACCCTTTTCGTGGGAACAAGGAATTTGGATTCTGCTGCTGTTGTTCCTTTTAGTTACAGTTTTTACTAAAAATAAATTGGATATTCGAGTAACAGCGTTGCTGTTTACTGGTATAGTATACATTGGAATGGGTTTTTCTTATATGGCCATGGCTCGTGCATCAGATGACGGACATGGTTTGTTCTGGACTTTTTTGCTCCTTTTCTGCATATGGGGCAGCGATGCCGGAGCTTATTTTGTTGGGAGAAGCATGGGAAAGAACAAGCTTTGGCCTGCCATCAGTCCTAATAAAACAGTGGAAGGTGCGGTTGGTGGAGTACTGATCTCGATGCTGATATCTATCGTTTTTGCAATCTTTGCTCCTGAACACTTAACGATAGGACGAGCACTGCTCATAGGGCTTTCTTGTGCGGTATTGGGTCAGCTTGGAGATCTTGTACAATCGGCCTATAAACGTGCGTATGGTATCAAAGATTCAGGCACACTTCTGCCAGGTCACGGTGGTATTCTTGATCGATGTGACAGCTGGATTATCGTATTTCCATTCGTACATATCGTAACGCTTATGCCTTACTATTAA
- a CDS encoding isoprenyl transferase has protein sequence MIKRVQAWLSRKDRQQPVEISPDNIPRHVAVIMDGNGRWAKRRGLPRVVGHQNGMKAVKRATIAADELGVEFLTMYAFSTENWKRPKEEVDYLMRLPVEFLAIELDELIEKNVQVRMMGDTDALPSYTRKAMEEAISRTQGNTGLILNFALNYGGRKEIEDCMRSIGKDIQSGTLSPDDITTDLIDSRLLSGGLPDPDLLIRTSGEMRLSNFMLWQLAYSELWFTDVYWPEFNKEHLHQAVAEYQRRTRRYGGLK, from the coding sequence ATGATCAAACGGGTTCAAGCGTGGCTGAGCCGTAAAGACAGGCAACAGCCAGTCGAGATTTCACCGGATAACATTCCCCGGCATGTGGCTGTTATTATGGACGGCAATGGGCGTTGGGCCAAACGACGCGGGTTGCCGCGCGTTGTGGGTCATCAGAATGGCATGAAGGCTGTCAAACGTGCTACAATCGCTGCAGACGAACTGGGTGTTGAGTTTTTGACGATGTATGCGTTCTCGACAGAAAATTGGAAACGACCTAAGGAAGAAGTCGATTATCTGATGCGCTTGCCAGTGGAGTTTCTAGCCATTGAGCTTGATGAGCTGATTGAGAAGAATGTCCAAGTACGTATGATGGGTGATACAGATGCATTACCTTCATATACACGAAAGGCTATGGAAGAAGCAATTTCCCGGACACAGGGCAATACAGGACTTATATTGAATTTTGCTCTTAATTATGGGGGACGCAAAGAAATTGAGGACTGCATGCGCAGCATTGGTAAGGACATCCAATCAGGGACATTGTCACCTGACGATATTACGACTGATCTAATCGATAGCCGATTGTTATCAGGTGGGTTACCAGATCCGGATTTGCTTATTCGTACAAGCGGAGAAATGCGGCTTAGCAATTTCATGCTATGGCAGCTTGCTTATAGTGAGCTGTGGTTTACTGATGTGTATTGGCCAGAGTTTAATAAGGAGCATTTGCATCAGGCAGTTGCTGAATATCAACGTCGTACACGCCGTTATGGTGGACTGAAGTAG
- the frr gene encoding ribosome recycling factor: protein MPQSVKKNAEERMDKAISSLKRDLATLRAGRATTSLLDRIQVEYYGSPTPINQLANISTPDSRTLLIQPWDKTSMSDIERAIMKSDIGLTPANDGTIIRLSIPPLTEERRTDLVKLTKKFGEEAKVAIRNIRRDANDDIKKMEKNGISEDESRGHQEDIQKTTDKFIAEVDKVLVSKEKEIMEV, encoded by the coding sequence ATGCCACAATCGGTCAAAAAAAATGCCGAAGAGCGTATGGACAAAGCGATTTCATCGCTGAAACGTGATTTGGCAACATTGCGGGCAGGACGTGCAACAACATCACTGCTAGATCGCATTCAAGTTGAATATTACGGTTCCCCTACTCCAATCAATCAGCTGGCAAACATCAGTACTCCGGATTCCCGGACACTGTTAATCCAGCCGTGGGACAAAACATCGATGTCTGACATTGAACGGGCGATCATGAAATCGGATATCGGTTTAACGCCTGCTAATGACGGCACAATTATTCGTCTTTCTATCCCTCCGCTGACTGAAGAACGTCGGACGGATTTGGTGAAACTAACGAAGAAATTTGGTGAAGAAGCGAAAGTAGCGATCCGCAACATTCGCCGTGATGCCAACGATGATATTAAGAAGATGGAGAAAAACGGTATCTCGGAAGATGAGTCCCGTGGCCATCAGGAAGACATTCAAAAGACAACGGATAAGTTCATAGCCGAAGTCGACAAGGTGCTTGTATCCAAAGAAAAAGAGATTATGGAAGTATAA
- the pyrH gene encoding UMP kinase, with amino-acid sequence MEQPVFKRVVLKVSGESLAGQNGYGIDADMIISIAEQIKEVVELGVQVAIVCGGGNIWRGIAGSASGIDRATADYMGMLATVMNSLALQDALEQIDVPTRVQTSISMQQIAEPYIRRRAIRHLEKGRVVIFAAGTGNPFFSTDTTAALRAAEIEAEVILMAKNKVDGVYSADPFKDSTAEKFEQLTYMDVLNKNLGVMDSTASSLCMDNNIPLIVFAITEQGNIKRVVLGEKIGTIVKGSVD; translated from the coding sequence TTGGAACAGCCGGTATTTAAGAGAGTAGTCCTTAAGGTAAGTGGAGAGTCTTTGGCAGGACAAAACGGATATGGTATTGATGCTGACATGATTATTTCCATCGCTGAACAGATCAAGGAAGTTGTTGAGCTTGGCGTTCAGGTTGCGATTGTTTGTGGCGGAGGTAACATTTGGCGCGGGATCGCTGGCAGCGCAAGCGGTATTGATCGTGCTACTGCAGATTATATGGGTATGCTAGCAACAGTAATGAATTCACTGGCTCTGCAGGATGCATTAGAGCAAATCGATGTGCCAACAAGAGTACAGACTTCGATCTCGATGCAACAAATTGCTGAACCGTACATTCGTCGTCGTGCGATTCGTCACTTGGAGAAGGGCCGCGTTGTTATTTTTGCAGCAGGCACAGGTAACCCATTCTTCTCAACAGATACTACTGCAGCACTTAGAGCGGCAGAGATCGAAGCAGAAGTTATTCTGATGGCGAAGAATAAAGTTGATGGTGTATATTCAGCAGATCCGTTTAAAGACAGCACAGCCGAGAAGTTTGAACAGCTCACTTACATGGATGTTCTGAACAAAAACCTTGGTGTTATGGATTCAACAGCTTCATCTCTATGCATGGATAACAATATACCGCTCATTGTATTTGCCATTACGGAACAAGGCAATATCAAACGTGTCGTTCTCGGTGAGAAGATCGGAACGATTGTTAAAGGGAGTGTAGATTAA
- the tsf gene encoding translation elongation factor Ts has product MAVDAKAVKELRERTGAGMLDCKKALEEANNDITKAAELLREKGLSAAANKAGRIATEGVVESYIHAGGRIGVLVEINCETDFVGKTDSFKDFARDIAMQIAAANPRYVRREEVPQEDVEKEKEILKAQALNEGKPEKIIEKMVEGRIGKYYEEYCLLEQSFVKDPDKTISQLLNEKISTIGENISIRRFARFELGEGLEKKVDNFVEEVMAQVNQ; this is encoded by the coding sequence ATGGCAGTTGATGCAAAAGCAGTAAAAGAACTTCGTGAAAGAACAGGCGCTGGTATGCTTGATTGTAAAAAAGCGCTTGAAGAAGCTAATAATGATATCACTAAAGCAGCAGAATTGCTTCGTGAAAAAGGTCTGTCCGCAGCAGCAAATAAAGCAGGACGTATTGCTACTGAAGGTGTTGTAGAATCTTACATCCACGCTGGCGGCCGTATTGGTGTACTTGTAGAAATCAACTGCGAAACTGACTTTGTTGGTAAAACAGATTCCTTCAAGGACTTTGCTCGCGATATCGCTATGCAAATCGCTGCAGCAAACCCACGTTATGTTCGTCGTGAAGAAGTTCCACAAGAAGATGTAGAAAAAGAAAAAGAAATCCTGAAAGCTCAAGCTTTGAACGAAGGTAAGCCTGAGAAAATCATTGAAAAAATGGTTGAAGGACGTATTGGTAAATATTACGAAGAATATTGCTTGCTTGAGCAATCCTTCGTTAAAGACCCTGACAAAACGATCTCCCAATTGCTGAACGAAAAAATCAGCACAATCGGAGAAAACATCTCGATCCGTCGTTTTGCTCGTTTTGAACTAGGCGAAGGTTTGGAAAAGAAAGTGGATAACTTTGTTGAAGAAGTTATGGCACAAGTTAATCAATAA
- the rpsB gene encoding 30S ribosomal protein S2 yields the protein MAVISMKQLLEAGVHFGHQTRRWNPKMDRYIFTERNGIYIIDLQKTVKKVEEAYNFVKSVAGDNGTILFVGTKKQAQDSVKEEAERSGMFFINQRWLGGTLTNFQTIQKRIDRLKKLESWEEDGTFEVLPKKEVILLRKEKDRLEKFLGGIKNMKGLPSALFIIDPRKERIAVAEARKLGIPIVAIVDTNCDPDEIDYVIPGNDDAIRAVKLLTGKMADAVVEAHQGEDTTTA from the coding sequence ATGGCAGTAATCTCCATGAAACAGCTTCTAGAAGCTGGGGTACACTTCGGTCACCAGACTCGTCGTTGGAACCCAAAGATGGATCGTTATATCTTCACTGAAAGAAACGGAATTTACATTATTGACTTGCAAAAAACAGTCAAGAAGGTAGAAGAAGCTTACAACTTTGTAAAAAGTGTTGCTGGTGACAACGGCACAATCCTATTCGTAGGAACAAAGAAACAAGCACAAGATTCCGTAAAAGAAGAAGCAGAACGTTCAGGTATGTTCTTCATTAACCAACGTTGGTTGGGCGGAACTCTTACTAACTTCCAAACTATCCAAAAACGTATTGATCGTTTGAAGAAATTGGAATCTTGGGAAGAAGACGGCACTTTCGAAGTTCTACCTAAGAAAGAAGTTATCCTTCTTCGCAAAGAGAAAGATCGTCTTGAGAAATTCTTGGGCGGTATCAAGAACATGAAAGGTCTACCAAGCGCGTTGTTCATCATTGACCCGCGTAAAGAGCGTATCGCAGTTGCAGAAGCTCGCAAATTGGGTATTCCAATCGTAGCTATCGTTGATACTAACTGTGATCCAGACGAAATCGACTACGTAATTCCAGGTAACGATGACGCTATCCGCGCCGTGAAATTGTTGACTGGTAAAATGGCAGACGCTGTTGTTGAAGCTCACCAAGGCGAAGACACAACTACTGCTTAA
- a CDS encoding endolytic transglycosylase MltG, with product MMKNRSFLFGLGTGLIAGALLLQLMISGGAAPLTKEQVLQGAEKLNLKVIDESTESPSDESALEDADPDQKNGGLTDGSKENVAPSEPAVAASPAPVATPTVSNNPNKVIPPKEPSTPKEGTVEKPEVTTAPSVVTLDKPKVTANAGVFVRIPSGSTLTQTADILEKAAVIKDKEIFLQAANKHEINKKIQSGSYNFNKDESLDSIIEKLISFQ from the coding sequence ATGATGAAGAACCGTTCTTTTTTGTTCGGACTTGGCACAGGGCTAATAGCAGGAGCATTACTGCTTCAATTAATGATATCAGGGGGAGCGGCCCCACTCACGAAGGAGCAAGTTCTACAAGGTGCTGAGAAATTGAACCTGAAGGTCATCGACGAATCTACTGAATCCCCTTCGGATGAGTCTGCTTTGGAAGATGCAGATCCAGATCAGAAGAATGGCGGACTTACTGATGGAAGTAAGGAGAACGTGGCACCTTCTGAGCCTGCAGTAGCGGCTTCTCCCGCTCCTGTAGCAACTCCTACAGTATCTAATAACCCCAATAAGGTTATCCCTCCTAAAGAGCCCTCAACGCCAAAAGAAGGTACTGTTGAGAAGCCAGAGGTCACTACTGCACCATCTGTTGTTACACTGGATAAGCCTAAAGTCACTGCGAATGCAGGGGTTTTCGTTCGTATACCTTCAGGCAGTACACTGACACAAACAGCAGATATTTTGGAGAAGGCTGCGGTTATTAAGGATAAAGAAATTTTTCTTCAAGCTGCTAATAAACATGAAATAAACAAGAAAATACAATCCGGTTCTTACAACTTTAATAAAGACGAGAGTCTAGATTCCATCATTGAAAAATTAATAAGTTTTCAATGA
- a CDS encoding FapA family protein, which yields MIGQNALNQYLSITFSEDKGIAYLQFSKKDENFSCSPKELEPFLHSHNIRYGIQRDIVERICSHPEEFFWSKVTIAIGEPAEQGIDGRIMLTVDLEEDRKPLEKADGKVDYKDLVRLRNVLKGKLIARIIPAQPGKHGKTVTGDELAFKVGKEAHFKIGKNVLVDNNGTSMYAAIDGLVTLTDSGKINVFPVYEVNGDVDYSTGNIDFVGTVVIRGNVLSGFSVKSAGDIRVVGGVEGAELISGGSIEITGGIIGYNKGHVTAGKNVKVSFIQDGNVTAGEDVIVSQSIMHSNIRAGRDVLCNGAKGLIVGGTVQSGERVVARTIGNTMSTATSIEVGVVPELRNEINELRQSLRQLLENEDKTSKALYLLNQLATNGQLPADKVALRVKLNATKQSHQREEKIIKERVLEIERMLEDTGRARVEVIKTIYGGSKIMIGRYTRFVKDPTERVVFVYSEGDISLTPYN from the coding sequence TTGATCGGTCAAAATGCTTTGAATCAGTACTTGAGTATTACTTTTTCGGAGGACAAAGGGATCGCGTATTTGCAATTCTCCAAAAAGGATGAGAATTTTTCCTGCTCACCTAAAGAATTGGAACCCTTCCTACATAGTCACAATATTCGCTACGGTATCCAGCGTGATATTGTTGAACGTATTTGTAGTCATCCGGAGGAGTTTTTTTGGAGTAAAGTCACTATTGCTATAGGTGAACCTGCTGAGCAAGGAATCGATGGACGAATTATGCTCACTGTTGATCTGGAAGAGGATCGCAAGCCGCTTGAGAAAGCGGATGGTAAGGTTGATTATAAGGATTTAGTTCGGCTTCGTAACGTTCTCAAAGGGAAGTTGATAGCTAGAATTATCCCTGCTCAGCCTGGTAAGCATGGAAAGACTGTAACTGGTGATGAGCTTGCTTTCAAAGTCGGTAAGGAAGCTCATTTTAAAATCGGAAAGAACGTACTTGTTGATAACAATGGAACTTCAATGTATGCCGCTATAGACGGTCTAGTTACTTTAACCGATAGCGGTAAAATCAATGTGTTTCCTGTGTATGAAGTGAATGGTGATGTGGATTACAGCACGGGGAACATTGATTTTGTAGGTACAGTTGTAATTCGGGGAAACGTACTGTCAGGATTCTCAGTAAAGTCCGCCGGTGATATCCGTGTAGTTGGTGGAGTAGAAGGAGCAGAATTAATCTCTGGTGGATCCATCGAAATTACGGGTGGTATTATTGGCTATAACAAAGGACATGTAACCGCTGGGAAAAATGTAAAGGTCTCCTTCATTCAAGATGGTAATGTAACAGCAGGTGAAGATGTAATTGTATCCCAGAGCATTATGCATTCCAATATACGTGCTGGCAGGGATGTTCTTTGTAACGGAGCTAAGGGTCTGATTGTTGGCGGAACTGTTCAGTCTGGAGAAAGAGTCGTAGCACGTACAATAGGCAATACCATGTCCACAGCGACTTCGATTGAGGTAGGTGTAGTTCCTGAGCTCAGAAATGAGATTAATGAGCTACGACAATCACTGCGTCAGTTGCTAGAAAATGAGGACAAAACCTCTAAAGCGTTGTACCTATTAAATCAATTGGCAACCAACGGTCAACTGCCTGCGGATAAAGTGGCTCTTCGCGTTAAATTGAATGCTACCAAACAGTCTCATCAACGTGAGGAAAAAATAATTAAAGAACGAGTGCTAGAGATTGAAAGAATGCTAGAAGATACAGGCAGAGCCAGAGTTGAAGTGATCAAAACGATCTATGGCGGTTCCAAAATTATGATCGGCAGATATACCCGATTTGTAAAGGACCCTACAGAACGAGTTGTGTTTGTTTATAGTGAAGGTGATATATCCTTAACGCCATACAATTAA